The Lysobacter gummosus genome includes a region encoding these proteins:
- a CDS encoding ABC transporter permease — protein MNFMEVLRTAVFALRGNWLRSGLTSLGVIIGIAAVIVMVSVGQGTQAEIDKLVSGLGSNRLDISSGGGGRGTGGVRLSSSSFFTLTEGDGDAIRNEVPEVQYVAASLRGGTQAVYAENNWSTQWQGVQADFFDINGWVIASGANFETRDYGSGAKSVILGESVRRELFGDEDAIGQTIRLGRVPFTVIGTLKPKGQGGFGQDQDDIVLVPLETGRRRLLGAMGLPNGAVMQIAVGVGRAEDVSYAQEQIEGLLRQRHKIQPGSDDDFSVRNIAEVVATRTQTTRLMSLLLGAVATISLIVGGIGIMNIMLVSVTERIREIGLRMAVGAGPRDIQRQFLAEAMLISLIGGAIGIAIGVVGTLLVSKFGALPVALNGQVVGLAAGFSIATGLFFGYYPARKASQLDPIEALRQQ, from the coding sequence ATGAACTTCATGGAAGTGCTGCGCACCGCCGTATTCGCTTTGCGCGGCAATTGGCTGCGCAGCGGGCTGACCTCGCTGGGCGTGATCATCGGCATCGCCGCGGTGATCGTGATGGTTTCGGTCGGGCAGGGCACGCAGGCGGAAATCGACAAGCTGGTTTCGGGCCTGGGTTCTAACCGGCTGGACATCAGTTCCGGCGGCGGCGGACGCGGCACCGGCGGCGTGCGCCTGAGTTCGTCGAGTTTCTTCACCCTGACCGAGGGCGACGGCGACGCGATCCGCAACGAAGTGCCGGAAGTGCAATACGTCGCCGCGTCCCTGCGCGGCGGCACCCAGGCGGTGTACGCGGAAAACAACTGGTCCACGCAGTGGCAGGGCGTGCAGGCGGATTTCTTCGATATCAACGGCTGGGTCATCGCCTCGGGCGCGAATTTCGAGACGCGCGATTACGGCAGCGGCGCCAAGTCGGTGATCCTGGGCGAAAGCGTGCGCCGCGAATTGTTCGGCGACGAAGACGCGATCGGCCAGACCATTCGCCTGGGGCGCGTGCCGTTCACCGTGATCGGCACGCTCAAGCCGAAGGGCCAGGGCGGTTTCGGCCAGGACCAGGACGACATCGTGCTGGTGCCGCTGGAAACCGGGCGCCGCCGCCTGCTCGGCGCGATGGGTCTGCCCAATGGCGCGGTGATGCAGATCGCGGTCGGCGTCGGCCGCGCCGAGGACGTGTCGTATGCGCAGGAGCAGATCGAAGGTCTGCTGCGCCAGCGGCACAAGATCCAGCCCGGCAGCGACGACGATTTCAGCGTGCGCAACATCGCCGAAGTGGTGGCCACGCGCACGCAGACGACGCGGCTGATGTCGCTGTTGCTGGGCGCGGTGGCGACGATTTCGCTGATCGTCGGCGGCATCGGCATCATGAACATCATGCTGGTGTCGGTGACCGAGCGCATCCGCGAGATCGGCCTGCGCATGGCGGTGGGCGCGGGACCGCGCGATATCCAGCGGCAGTTCCTGGCCGAGGCGATGCTGATTTCGCTGATCGGCGGCGCGATCGGCATCGCCATCGGCGTGGTCGGCACCTTGCTGGTGAGCAAGTTCGGCGCGCTGCCCGTCGCCTTGAACGGGCAGGTGGTCGGATTGGCCGCCGGGTTCTCCATCGCCACCGGCTTGTTCTTCGGCTATTACCCGGCGCGCAAGGCCTCGCAACTGGACCCGATCGAAGCGTTGCGGCAGCAGTGA
- a CDS encoding efflux RND transporter periplasmic adaptor subunit, which produces MSAAKPSTATHKSLRPRKSPWLKRAAIAVVVLAAAGIGWHYYSKRNAEEAAGAYRTAKVERGDIRVAISATGALSAISTVDVGSQISGQVTEVLADFNDRVTKGQVIARIDPSTYEAQIAQGTAQVNNARASLATAQATLHNAELDFQRKSELAKNQLVARSDADLARAARDQARAQLAGAQAQINQQIASTQTSRLNLQRTVIRAPVDGVVLTRTVEPGQTVAASLQSPVLFQIAEDLSKMEIVLAIDEADIGQVKPGQSVNFSVDSFPDRKFRGAVQQVRLSATNTSNVITYPVVVSVDNADGVLLPGMTANAEIEVSHRDNVLRVGNAALRYKPSDDDAAAVGAPGGGGAARGGLGNDLPAVADKLKLDASQRALFDAALEQMKQRMASRTAAPASTAGGPAGGGPPTIIMGGGRGPGGGGGGNNRSGNRAGGAVSGAARQRMQERFKQQFGAFRATLNDDQRKLWDNEIAALVSARRAPLYKLVKGEPQAVVVRVGVSDGSWTEVSGNVKEGDDIIVGSGRGAK; this is translated from the coding sequence ATGAGCGCAGCCAAGCCGTCCACCGCCACCCACAAGTCCCTGCGCCCGCGCAAGTCCCCGTGGCTCAAGCGCGCGGCGATCGCCGTGGTGGTGCTGGCCGCGGCCGGCATCGGCTGGCACTACTACAGCAAGCGCAACGCCGAAGAAGCGGCCGGCGCGTATCGCACGGCCAAGGTCGAGCGCGGCGACATCCGCGTGGCGATCTCGGCCACCGGCGCCTTGTCGGCGATTTCGACGGTCGATGTCGGCAGCCAGATTTCCGGGCAGGTCACCGAGGTGCTGGCCGACTTCAACGATCGCGTGACCAAGGGCCAGGTGATCGCGCGGATCGATCCGAGCACCTATGAGGCGCAGATCGCGCAGGGCACCGCCCAGGTCAACAATGCCCGCGCCAGCCTCGCCACCGCGCAGGCGACGCTGCACAACGCCGAGCTGGATTTTCAGCGCAAAAGCGAACTGGCGAAGAACCAGCTGGTGGCCCGCAGCGACGCCGACCTGGCCCGTGCCGCGCGCGATCAGGCGCGCGCGCAGTTGGCCGGCGCGCAGGCGCAGATCAACCAGCAGATCGCCTCGACCCAGACCTCGCGCCTGAACCTGCAGCGCACGGTGATCCGCGCGCCGGTCGATGGCGTGGTGCTGACCCGCACCGTCGAGCCCGGCCAGACCGTGGCCGCGAGCCTGCAATCGCCGGTGCTGTTCCAGATCGCCGAAGACCTGTCGAAGATGGAGATCGTGCTGGCCATCGACGAAGCCGACATCGGCCAGGTCAAACCCGGCCAGAGCGTCAACTTCAGCGTCGATTCCTTTCCCGATCGCAAGTTCCGCGGCGCGGTCCAGCAGGTGCGGCTGTCGGCGACCAACACCAGCAACGTCATCACCTATCCGGTGGTGGTCTCGGTCGATAACGCCGACGGTGTGCTGTTGCCGGGCATGACCGCGAACGCCGAGATCGAAGTCAGCCATCGCGATAACGTGCTGCGCGTCGGCAACGCGGCGCTGCGCTACAAGCCCTCGGACGACGACGCGGCCGCGGTGGGCGCGCCGGGCGGCGGCGGCGCGGCGCGCGGCGGCCTGGGCAACGATCTGCCGGCCGTGGCCGACAAGCTCAAGCTCGATGCCAGTCAGCGCGCGCTGTTCGATGCCGCGCTGGAGCAGATGAAGCAGCGCATGGCCTCGCGCACGGCCGCGCCGGCCAGCACCGCCGGCGGGCCTGCGGGCGGCGGCCCGCCGACCATCATCATGGGCGGCGGACGCGGCCCGGGCGGCGGTGGCGGCGGCAACAACCGCAGCGGCAATCGCGCCGGCGGCGCGGTTTCCGGCGCGGCGCGCCAGCGCATGCAGGAACGTTTCAAGCAACAGTTCGGCGCCTTCCGCGCCACCCTCAACGACGATCAGCGCAAGCTGTGGGACAACGAAATCGCCGCCCTGGTCAGCGCGCGCCGGGCGCCGCTGTACAAGCTGGTCAAGGGCGAGCCGCAGGCGGTGGTGGTGCGCGTCGGCGTCAGCGACGGCAGCTGGACCGAAGTCTCGGGCAACGTGAAGGAAGGCGACGACATCATCGTCGGCAGCGGGCGCGGCGCGAAATGA
- a CDS encoding ABC transporter ATP-binding protein has protein sequence MSSAVSRDSAGTPAVIETRALGKVYSPGSEAEVIALHGVEMSIARGEFVAIMGPSGSGKSTLMNLIGCLDTPSSGVYLCDGIDVATLDKEERAILRRDKIGFVFQGFNLLPRMNALENVAMPMGYANIKREERIQRAHAALEAVGLGPRANHRPSELSGGQQQRVAIARALINRPPIILADEPTGALDTRTGEEILALFKRLQAEDHTVVLITHDPDVAAHADRIFVMRDGELHVQEATA, from the coding sequence ATGAGTTCCGCCGTCAGCCGCGACAGCGCCGGCACTCCCGCGGTGATCGAGACCCGCGCGCTGGGCAAGGTCTATTCGCCCGGCAGCGAGGCCGAGGTGATCGCGCTGCACGGCGTGGAGATGTCGATCGCGCGCGGCGAGTTCGTCGCGATCATGGGGCCGTCGGGCTCGGGCAAGTCCACGCTGATGAACCTGATCGGCTGCCTGGACACGCCGAGCAGCGGCGTGTATCTGTGCGACGGCATCGACGTGGCTACCCTGGACAAGGAAGAGCGCGCGATCCTGCGCCGCGACAAGATCGGTTTCGTGTTCCAGGGCTTCAACCTGCTGCCGCGCATGAACGCGCTGGAGAACGTGGCGATGCCGATGGGCTACGCCAACATCAAGCGCGAGGAGCGCATCCAGCGCGCGCATGCGGCGCTGGAAGCAGTAGGGCTGGGGCCGCGCGCCAATCACCGGCCCAGCGAATTGTCCGGCGGCCAGCAGCAGCGCGTGGCGATCGCGCGCGCCTTGATCAACCGCCCGCCGATCATCCTCGCCGACGAACCCACCGGCGCGCTCGACACGCGCACCGGCGAGGAAATCCTGGCGTTGTTCAAGCGCCTGCAGGCCGAGGATCACACCGTGGTGCTGATCACCCACGATCCGGACGTGGCCGCGCATGCCGACCGCATCTTCGTGATGCGCGACGGCGAGTTGCACGTGCAGGAGGCGACGGCATGA
- a CDS encoding sensor histidine kinase, whose amino-acid sequence MPQGLPRKIKLAFILQALIGSIAITLGILLAGLAVRHVVLEQRMQREADDYWAGHARDPNYPLPRTSTTRGHFVPAGASDALLPASVRGVESGLHNMPGGGRVVLVDRREAGTFYMVYATELIDEAILYTGLFSLLFSLLTTYLISWHTYRTSKRLVSPVSWLANVVSQWDPRDPDTSLIEPIKFPYDPGSEVRRLSSALSGLAERVSDFVQRERDFTRDASHELRTPLTVIRVATDLMLADPETPMRAQRSLLRVQRAGRDMEAVIDAFLILARESDVEPQSEEFAVRDIVDSEMERILPLLNGKPVELHLYDEGGPRLIAPPHALGVMIGNLLSNAVRFTDQGRIDVRLSRDSIEIRDTGIGMSVETLTKAFTPFYRADFSASDGKGMGLSIVRRLGERFGWPVTLTSAPELGTTAVIRFRPGTTVVSSPLPPPAPVPRVPEA is encoded by the coding sequence ATGCCGCAAGGGTTACCGCGCAAGATCAAGCTTGCGTTCATCCTGCAAGCCTTGATCGGCAGCATCGCCATAACGCTGGGCATTCTCCTGGCGGGACTCGCGGTGCGCCACGTGGTGCTGGAACAGCGCATGCAGCGCGAGGCCGACGACTACTGGGCCGGGCACGCGCGCGATCCCAACTATCCGCTGCCGCGCACCTCCACCACGCGCGGCCACTTCGTCCCCGCCGGCGCCAGCGACGCGCTGCTGCCGGCGTCGGTGCGCGGTGTCGAGTCGGGCCTGCACAACATGCCCGGCGGCGGCCGGGTGGTGCTGGTGGACCGGCGCGAGGCCGGCACGTTCTACATGGTCTATGCCACCGAGCTGATCGATGAGGCCATCCTCTACACCGGCCTGTTCTCGCTGCTGTTTTCGCTGCTGACCACGTACCTGATTTCCTGGCATACCTATCGCACTTCCAAGCGTTTGGTATCGCCGGTGAGCTGGCTGGCCAATGTGGTCTCGCAATGGGACCCGCGCGATCCCGACACCAGCCTGATCGAGCCGATCAAATTCCCTTACGACCCCGGCAGCGAAGTGCGCCGGTTGTCGAGCGCGCTCAGCGGACTGGCCGAGCGCGTCAGCGATTTCGTCCAGCGCGAACGCGATTTCACCCGCGACGCCAGCCACGAACTGCGCACGCCGCTGACGGTGATCCGCGTCGCCACCGACCTGATGCTGGCCGATCCGGAAACGCCGATGCGCGCGCAGCGCTCGCTGCTGCGGGTGCAGCGCGCCGGCCGCGACATGGAGGCGGTGATCGACGCCTTCCTGATCCTGGCGCGCGAATCCGACGTGGAGCCGCAGTCGGAAGAATTCGCGGTCCGCGACATCGTCGATAGCGAGATGGAGCGGATCCTGCCGTTGCTCAACGGCAAGCCGGTGGAACTGCATCTGTACGACGAAGGCGGCCCGCGCCTGATCGCGCCGCCGCATGCGCTGGGCGTGATGATCGGCAACCTGCTCAGCAACGCGGTGCGCTTCACCGACCAGGGCCGCATCGACGTGCGCCTGAGCCGCGACAGCATCGAGATCCGCGACACCGGCATCGGCATGTCGGTGGAGACTCTGACCAAGGCCTTCACCCCGTTCTACCGCGCGGATTTCTCCGCCAGCGACGGCAAGGGCATGGGCCTGTCGATCGTGCGCCGGCTGGGCGAGCGCTTCGGCTGGCCGGTCACCCTGACCAGTGCGCCGGAACTGGGCACCACCGCGGTGATCCGCTTCCGGCCGGGCACGACGGTCGTGTCTTCGCCCCTGCCGCCGCCGGCGCCGGTGCCCCGGGTGCCCGAGGCCTGA